The following are encoded in a window of Phragmites australis chromosome 22, lpPhrAust1.1, whole genome shotgun sequence genomic DNA:
- the LOC133904657 gene encoding sodium/hydrogen exchanger 7-like — protein sequence MNTSRASVYGSSQYQLRQRTVLHATPTRYSIEILTWKLQESALVIARLLLPQIFEKMAMHEIRVPIAERSTMNIYIKGEDIELEQNYIGILLEGFLKTKNQNLITPPGVLLLSNTDLTKFGLESSDYYYTAPSYQVEARTRIIFFEISRVPEAEAGLQRTASLLSQTHEPPRTLSKEHSGLLRWPESFRKSRGPHNVSFAETRNQPGSFSARALQLSMYGSMINDMHSGQGQRHRSHAGNEPEAQLLLPPSAVKAVRRAASALRAVGGFQHEECYESK from the exons ATGAACACGAGTAGAGCAAGTGTTTATGGCAGTTCTCAATATCAACTGAGGCAAAGAACAGTACTACATGCAACACCTACAAGATATTCAATCGAAATTCTTACATGGAAATTACAGGAAAGCGCTCTAGTCATTGCCAGGCTTTTGCTCCCTCAGATATTTGAGAAAATGGCAATGCATGAGATCAGGGTTCCGATCGCTGAAAGATCTACTATGAACATATACATTAAGGGGGAAGACATTGAACTCGAGCAGAATTACATTGGCATTTTGCTGGAAGGATTTTTGAAGACCAAGAACCAAAATCTGATCACACCTCCAGGGGTGCTGCTTCTATCAAATACTGACTTGACCAAATTTGGTCTCGAGTCTTCAG ACTACTATTACACTGCACCCAGCTATCAAGTGGAGGCTAGAACGAGGATTATCTTCTTCGAAATCAGTAGGGTCCCAGAGGCAGAGGCCGGTCTTCAGAGAACCGCGTCGCTGCTGTCTCAAACTCATGAACCACCACGGACCCTGAGCAAAGAGCATAGCGGTCTGCTCAGGTGGCCGGAAAGCTTCCGGAAGTCCCGAGGGCCTCACAATGTCAGCTTCGCCGAGACCAGAAACCAGCCGGGCAGCTTCTCTGCCAGAGCCCTGCAGTTGAGCATGTACGGCAGCATG ATCAATGACATGCACTCCGGTCAGGGTCAGAGGCATCGGTCGCATGCAGGCAACGAACCAGAAGCACAGCTCCTCCTACCCCCGAGTGCCGTCAAGGCCGTCCGACGCGCGGCCTCTGCTCTCCGTGCAGTCGGAGGGTTCCAACATGAAGAGTGTTACGAATCAAAGTGA
- the LOC133904658 gene encoding uncharacterized protein LOC133904658, with product MLQTGGRGATGSRPQARRGAAAGSSHQAGGRGAASSGAAAPGDKGKRPWSFVPQPSSSSPPRQWPASGGAKEGDRGDQSSGAEFATEARSRVREPKDQGRAGGATTGARADPLPEAGSTVAPQRPGGQSPLPKRRKADPGPKPQGPDFKIHESRWPPKDPARDQRRPEVLRPAPAPEPSVLAPEPKRARRGPSTWPPSSQAPEPLPDVLGSAREVIGWLEAAVAADRVELDRDHAALVKERGRLEEVGRVLEPRISSAHATHERSMRAVAKEREALEEVCDEAVAAQEKATCMERQATERDQASRWWVAELLAREWLLLAREEAVVKREKSVQSAQADLARRNDEFERSRADVLHREEEVAIRETDVEITATAQDAHVEQIARREAEAALAASALTAREEQAAKWEAELAARERALAALAKQAKRGQAEAPATSGVPTSAAKGVSLEERLQIARDEL from the exons ATGCTGCAGACCGGTGGCAGGGGCGCCACGGGCAGCAGGCCGCAGGCCCGCCGTGGagctgctgcaggcagcagccatcaggccggcgGCAGAGGCGCCGCCAGTAGTGGAGCGGCGGCcccgggggacaaagggaaaCGCCCCTGGTCGTTCGTGCCCcagccgtcgtcgtcgtcacctCCACGGCAGTGGCCGGCATcgggcggcgcgaaggagggagacCGGGGCGACCAGTCATCCGGCGCGGAGTTCGCGACGGAGGCCAGGTCCAGGGTGCGGGAGCCCAAGGACCAGGGCCGGGCCGGTGGCGCAACAACGGGCGCCCGAGCTGACCCGCTGCCGGAGGCAGGCTCCACCGTGGCCCCTCAACGGCCCGGGGGCCAGAGCCCCctaccgaagaggaggaaggcagacCCCGGGCCGAAGCCACAGGGCCCGGACTTCAAGATCCACGAGTCCCGGTG gccgcccaaggaccccgCCAGAGACCAAAGGCGGCCAGAGGTGCTGAGGCCGGCTCCCGCTCCTGAGCCGAGCGTGCTCGCACCTGAGCCGA agagggctcgcaggggacctaGCACCTGGCCGCCGTCAAGTCAGGCCCCGGagcccctcccggacgtgcttggaagcgcccgggaggtcatcgggtgGCTGGAAGCGGCCGTGGCGGCGGACCGAGTAGAGCTCGATAGGGACCATGCCGCCCTCGTCAAAGAGAGGGGCCGGCTAGAGGAGGTCGGTAGGGTCCTAGAGCCCCGGATCTCCTCGGCCCACGCAACACATGAGAGGTCAATGCGCGCAGTGGCAAAGGAGCGGGAAGCATTGGAGGAGGTGTGCGACGAAGCTGTTgccgcgcaggagaaggccacTTGCATGGAGCGGCAAGCGACCGAGCGCGACCAGGCCTCGCGGTGGTGGGTCGCGGAGCTGCTTGCTCGGGAGTGGTTGCTCcttgctcgggaggaggcggtggtcaaGCGCGAGAAGTCAGTGCAATCTGcccaggcagacttagcccgccggAACGACGAGTTCGAGCGGAGCCGCGCCGACGTCCTccatcgggaggaggaggtcgcgatccgTGAGACCGACGTAGAGATCACGGCGACAGCTCAAGATGCCCATGTGGAACAAATTGCACGGCGCGAAGCGGAGGCCGCCTTGGCGGCGTCGGCCCTCACCGCCCgagaggagcaggccgccaagtgggaggccgagctggctGCCCGGGAGCGGGCCCTCGCCGCCTTGGCAAAGCAGGCGAAGCGGGGGCAAGCCGAGGCCCCGGCCACCAGTGGCGTCCCGACCAGCGCAGCCAAGGGGGTCAGCCTTGAGGAACGGCTGCAAATCGCAAGGGACGAGCTCTAG
- the LOC133904669 gene encoding casein kinase 1-like protein HD16 has product MRPRRRPPPPPPPIGVVTTRAQAKAKQQQQQEEAEAPAAPSPSPSPSPSPSPTPIPVAGVPPQHLHRKKRMADSGGLSANNAAAAAAAAHDEDEANTAPFPDTVQVGGSPEYKVERKLGKGGFGHVFVGRRLSGAHTARSTGPTAQEVAIKFEHTSSKGCSYGPPGEWQVYAALGGTHGVPKVHYKGRQGDYYVMIMDMLGPSLWDSWNSLGQSMPSEMVACIAVESISILESMHSKGYVHGDVKPENFLLGQPSTPQEKKLYLVDLGLATKWRDPSSGQHVGYDQRPDAFRGTVRYASAHAHLGRTASRRDDLESLAYTLVFLHRGRLPWQGYQGDNKSFLVCKRKMSTSPDSLCGICPQPFRQFLESAVNMKFDEEPNYSKLISLFDSLIGPNPSIRPINTDGAQKVGQKRARLLSDDDGHVKKKIRLGVPATQWISVYNSRSPMKQRYHYNVADTRLAQHVEKGNEDGLLISSISSCVDLWAIIMDAGTGFTAQVYELSPHFLHKEWIMEQWDKSFYISSVAGCNNGSSLVVMSKGTPYTQQSYKVSDSFPFKWVNKKWKEGFYVTSMATSGSRWAIVMSRSAGFSEQVVELDFLYPSEGIHRRWDNGYRITAMAATVDQSALILSKPRRRPRDETQETLRTTQFPSQHVKEKWAKNLYLAGICYGRTVA; this is encoded by the exons ATGCGCCcacgccgccgccctcctccgccgcccccTCCTATTGGCGTCGTGACCACAAGGGCCCAAGCCAAGgccaaacaacaacaacaacaagagGAGGCCGAGGCCCCAGCcgccccatccccatccccatccccatccccatccccatccccaacCCCAATCCCAGTCGCAGGGGTACCACCCCAGCACCTCCACAGGAAAAAGAGGATGGCCGACAGCGGCGGTCTCAGCGCCaacaacgccgccgccgccgccgccgccgcccacgaCGAAGACGAAGCCAACACCGCACCTTTCCCCGACACG GTCCAGGTGGGAGGATCTCCCGAGTACAAGGTCGAGAGGAAGCTCGGCAAAGGTGGATTTGGCCATGTCTTTGTTGGCCGCCGTCTATCTGGTGCCCACACAGCACGCTCCACAGGCCCCACGGCTCAAGAGGTTGCCATCAAATTTGAGCACACTAGCAGCAAAGGCTGTAGCTACGGCCCTCCAGGCGAGTGGCAAGTCTATGC CGCTCTAGGAGGTACACATGGTGTGCCCAAGGTGCATTACAAAGGCCGCCAGGGTGACTACTATGTCATG ATTATGGATATGCTGGGGCCTAGCTTGTGGGATTCTTGGAATTCACTGGGTCAATC TATGCCATCAGAAATGGTGGCCTGTATTGCTGTGGAGTCCATTTCCATCCTGGAGAGCATGCATTCGAAAGG ATATGTACATGGGGACGTCAAACCTGAGAACTTTCTTCTCGGTCAGCCTTCAACTCctcaagaaaagaaactttatcTTGTGGATCTTGGATTAG CAACAAAGTGGAGAGATCCTTCTAGTGGACAGCATGTTGGTTATGATCAACGCCCTGATGCCTTCAG AGGAACAGTCAGATATGCTAGTGCTCACGCACACTTAGGAAGAACCGCAAGTAGGAGAGATGATTTGGAATCACTGGCTTATACGCTAGTATTTCTTCATCGGGGCAGGTTGCCATGGCAAGGATACCAG GGTGATAATAAATCATTTCTGGTGTGCAAGAGAAAGATGAGTACCTCACCTGACAGCCTTTGCGGCATATGTCCTCAACCTTTCAGGCAGTTTCTGGAGAGTGCTGTCAACATGAAGTTTGATGAGGAGCCAAACTATTCCAAGTTGATTTCTTTATTTGATAGTTTAATTGGACCAAACCCTTCCATCAGACCAATCAATACCGATGGAGCCCAAAAG GTTGGGCAGAAGCGTGCCAGGTTGCTAAGTGACGATGATGGTCATGTGAAAAAGAAGATTCGGTTGGGTGTTCCGGCAACACAGTGGATATCAGTATACAATTCCAGATCACCCATGAAACAGAG GTACCACTATAATGTGGCTGACACAAGGTTAGCGCAACATGTTGAGAAAGGAAATGAGGATGGTTTGCTGATAAGTTCAATATCATCATGCGTAGATCTTTGGGCAATCATTATGGATGCAGGAACCGGCTTCACGGCTCAAGTATATGAGCTGTCTCCACATTTCCTTCACAAG GAATGGATTATGGAACAGTGGGATAAAAGTTTCTATATCAGTTCTGTTGCTGGCTGCAACAATGGAAGTTCTCTTGTAGTGATGTCCAAAG GCACACCATATACACAGCAGTCTTACAAGGTCAGTGATTCCTTCCCATTTAAATGGGTAAACAAGAAGTGGAAGGAAGGTTTTTATGTCACGTCAATGGCAACATCAGGGAGTCGATGGGCCATAGTCATGTCCCGCAGTGCTGGATTTTCTGAGCAG GTGGTGGAGTTGGACTTTCTGTACCCAAGCGAGGGCATCCATAGACGCTGGGACAATGGCTATCGCATCACCGCAATGGCTGCTACAGTGGACCAGTCTGCGCTGATCCTAAGCAAACCAAGGCGTCGCCCAAGAGATGAGACACAAGAGACTCTGCGGACTACACAGTTTCCCAGTCAACATGTCAAG GAGAAATGGGCCAAGAACCTTTATCTTGCTGGGATTTGCTATGGGCGAACCGTGGCCTAA